One genomic region from Drosophila busckii strain San Diego stock center, stock number 13000-0081.31 chromosome 3R, ASM1175060v1, whole genome shotgun sequence encodes:
- the LOC108602657 gene encoding enhancer of split m8 protein, with amino-acid sequence MEYTSKTQIYQKVKKPLLERQRRARINKCLDTLKTLVAELRGDDGILRLDKAEMLESAVVFMRQQKINKENTEQQQQESAVMPLESFRNGYMNAVNEVSRVMASTPGMSVDLGKSVMTHLGRVYKNLQQFHEAQTMSPAESCADLSIHCKSAPLSPASSGYHSDCDSPAPSPMPMEEEKLWRPW; translated from the coding sequence ATGGAATACACCAGCAAGACACAAATCTACCAGAAGGTGAAGAAGCCGCTATTGGAACGTCAGCGACGTGCTCGCATCAACAAGTGCCTCGACACCTTGAAGACACTTGTCGCCGAGCTGCGAGGTGATGATGGCATATTGCGCCTGGACAAGGCTGAGATGCTTGAATCAGCTGTGGTATTTATGCGCCAGCAGAAGATCAACAAAGAAAAcacagagcaacaacagcaagaatcAGCAGTCATGCCTTTGGAGAGCTTCCGCAATGGTTATATGAATGCGGTGAATGAAGTGTCACGTGTCATGGCCTCCACACCTGGCATGAGCGTTGACCTGGGCAAATCGGTGATGACACATCTGGGCCGCGTCTACAAAAACCTGCAACAGTTCCATGAAGCACAAACAATGTCGCCGGCTGAGTCATGCGCTGACTTGAGCATCCACTGCAAATCGGCGCCGCTCAGCCCTGCCTCGTCTGGTTATCACAGTGATTGCGACAGTCCTGCACCATCACCAATGCCGATGGAGGAGGAGAAACTGTGGCGCCCCTGGTAA
- the LOC108602565 gene encoding enhancer of split m7 protein, whose product MATKYELSKTYQYRKVMKPLLERKRRARINKCLDDLKDLMAECVAQTGDAKFEKADILEVTVQHLRKLKQAKAADSAAAAPEHSFRAGYIRAANEVSRALAALPKIDVGFGTTLMTHLGMRLNQLEQPLEQPMSLHTPLSINCGATYNSNIASSTHSSSSRDTYSPVSSGYASDNDCAATPNAAKSLLQISNTGSVWRPW is encoded by the coding sequence ATGGCAACCAAATACGAACTTTCAAAGACCTATCAGTACCGCAAGGTGATGAAGCCTCTGCTGGAGCGCAAGCGTCGTGCGCGCATCAACAAGTGTCTGGATGATCTCAAGGATCTGATGGCCGAGTGTGTGGCACAGACAGGCGATGCCAAGTTTGAGAAGGCCGACATCTTAGAGGTAACAGTGCAGCATTTGCGCAAACTGAAACAGGCCAAGGCTGCCGACTCTGCTGCCGCCGCACCCGAGCACAGTTTCCGTGCTGGCTACATACGCGCCGCCAACGAAGTCTCCAGAGCTTTGGCAGCACTCCCAAAGATAGATGTTGGCTTTGGCACTACTCTAATGACACATCTGGGCATGCGTCTCAATCAGCTGGAGCAGCCATTGGAGCAGCCTATGTCACTACATACGCCACTCAGCATCAACTGCGGCGCCacttacaacagcaacatcgcCAGCAGcacccacagcagcagcagtcgcgaTACCTACAGCCCCGTCTCCAGCGGCTATGCTAGTGACAATGACTGCGCTGCCACACCCAACGCCGCAAAATCGCTGTTGCAGATTAGCAACACCGGCAGCGTTTGGCGTCCTTGGTAA